A portion of the Lolium rigidum isolate FL_2022 chromosome 1, APGP_CSIRO_Lrig_0.1, whole genome shotgun sequence genome contains these proteins:
- the LOC124682726 gene encoding ecotropic viral integration site 5 protein homolog — protein sequence MDKKKEVDDVEPGPSPSHCVDRFGFIKAEQSNSPEGIVRSRFIHEHEREERRIRKWRKMIGVGGSEWRHYVTRKPHVVKIRIRKGIPDCLRGLVWQLISGSRDLLLMNPGVYETLVIYETSSSELEIIRDISRTFPSHIFFQQRHGPGQRSLYNVLKAYSVYDRDVGYVQGMGFIAGLLLLYMSEEDAFWLIVALLKGAVHAPMEGLYQAGLPLVQQYLCQFENLVTEHMPKLGQNFQDEMINPSMYASQWFITVFSYSFPFHLTLRVWDVFLYEGIKVVFQVGLALLRFCHDDLVKLPFEKLLYSLRNFPEEATDPDTLLPLAISFKVSSRLVELEKEYRKRLEGPSGRSSSKRLQPLKSKVMRARSHLSSNSNVGKK from the exons ATGGATAAGAAGAAAGAGGTGGATGACGTCGAACCTGGACCATCTCCATCTCATTGTGTGGACAGATTTGGTTTTATAAAGGCGGAACAAAGTAACTCTCCTGAGGGAATTGTGAGAAGCAGATTCATACATGAACATGAAAG GGAGGAAAGAAGGATTAGAAAATGGAGGAAAATGATAGGAGTTGGTGGTAGTGAATGGAGGCACTATGTTACAAGAAAACCTCATgtggttaaaataagaataaggAAAGGAATTCCAGATTGTCTTAGAGGACTTGTTTGGCAATTGATTTCAGGCAGCAGGGACCTCTTGCTAATGAACCCTGGAGTTTATGAG ACCTTGGTCATATACGAGACATCTTCATCAGAATTGGAAATAATCCGTGACATATCACGTACATTTCCATCTCACATTTTCTTCCAACAGAGACATGGCCCCGGTCAAAGATCGTTGTATAATGTTTTGAAAGCATACTCTGTTTATGATAGGGATGTTGGATATGTGCAG GGAATGGGATTTATTGCCGGGCTGCTTCTTCTTTATATGAGTGAGGAGGACGCATTTTGGTTAATAGTCGCTTTGCTGAAGGGAGCTGTCCATGCACCAATGGAAGGCTTGTATCAG GCTGGTTTGCCGCTCGTGCAGCAATACTTATGTCAATTCGAGAATTTAGTTACAGAGCACATGCCAAAGTTGGGACAAAACTTTCAAGATGAAATGATAAACCCAAGCATGTACGCGAGTCAATGGTTTATCACGGTTTTTTCGTATTCTTTCCCATTTCATCTAACTCTCAGAGTTTGGGATGTCTTCCTTTATGAG GGTATTAAAGTAGTGTTCCAAGTTGGACTGGCTCTATTGCGATTCTGCCATGATGACTTG GTAAAATTGCCTTTCGAGAAACTTTTATATTCCTTGCGAAATTTTCCGGAGGAGGCAACAGACCCAGATACATTATTGCCACTTGCCATTTCATTTAAG GTGTCCAGCCGTCTGGTGGAGCTTGAGAAAGAGTACCGGAAAAGATTGGAAGGACCCAGTGGAAGATCAAGTAGTAAGCGTCTGCAGCCTCTCAAATCAAAAGTAATGAGGGCTCGGAGCCACCTCTCGTCTAACTCTAATGTTGgtaaaaaataa